One region of Synechococcus elongatus PCC 11801 genomic DNA includes:
- a CDS encoding IctB family putative bicarbonate transporter — MTVWQALTFAHYQPQQWGRGSLLHRLFGSLQSWRASSQLLGWSEAIGGLLLALVYGAAPVVPSTAIGLGLAAIAAYWVLLSLTDSDLQQATPIHWLVLLYWGVAAVATVLSPVRSAAIVGLARLTLYLLTFALAARILRNPRLRSLVLSVIVITSLFVSAYGLNQWIYGVEALATWVDPNSVAEFTSRVYSYLGNPNLLAAYLVPTTAFSAAAIGAWRGWLPKLLAIAATGASSLCLILTYSRGGWLGFVAMIFVWTMLSLYWFQPRLPAPWRRWLFPVVLGGLVAILLIAVVGLEPLRVRALSIFVGREDSSNNFRINVWLAVLQMIQDRPWLGIGPGNTAFNQVYPLYQQARFTALSAYSVPLEVMVEAGVIGLASFIWLLLVTTVTAVRQLTRLRRDRDPQGFWLIASLAGLAGMLGHGLFDTVLYRPEVSTLWWLCIGSIASFWQPQATVLPADSDEKM; from the coding sequence ATGACTGTCTGGCAAGCTCTGACCTTTGCCCACTACCAACCTCAGCAGTGGGGACGCGGTAGTTTATTGCATCGGCTGTTTGGCAGCTTGCAGTCTTGGCGAGCCTCCAGTCAGCTTTTGGGCTGGTCCGAGGCGATTGGCGGCCTGTTGCTTGCGCTGGTTTATGGCGCAGCTCCTGTTGTACCGAGTACAGCGATTGGGCTGGGACTGGCAGCGATCGCGGCCTACTGGGTGCTGCTCTCACTGACGGATAGTGACCTGCAGCAAGCGACGCCCATTCACTGGTTGGTGCTGCTCTACTGGGGCGTTGCTGCTGTGGCGACAGTGCTGTCACCCGTGCGATCGGCGGCGATTGTGGGGCTCGCTCGGCTGACGCTCTACCTGCTGACGTTTGCGCTAGCTGCTCGGATTCTCCGTAACCCGCGCCTGCGATCGCTAGTGCTGTCAGTGATTGTGATTACGTCCCTGTTTGTTAGTGCCTACGGCCTCAATCAGTGGATCTATGGCGTTGAGGCTCTGGCGACTTGGGTGGATCCCAATTCGGTGGCTGAATTCACCTCGCGGGTCTATAGCTACCTCGGTAACCCCAACTTGTTAGCGGCTTACTTGGTGCCGACAACTGCTTTTTCGGCAGCGGCGATCGGGGCATGGCGCGGTTGGCTGCCGAAGCTGCTGGCGATCGCAGCGACCGGCGCGAGCAGCTTATGCCTGATCCTCACTTACAGTCGCGGTGGCTGGCTGGGTTTTGTCGCCATGATTTTTGTTTGGACAATGTTGAGCCTCTACTGGTTTCAGCCCCGTCTGCCCGCCCCTTGGCGACGCTGGTTATTCCCAGTAGTGCTGGGTGGATTGGTCGCGATTCTGTTGATTGCTGTCGTTGGCCTTGAGCCGCTTCGCGTGCGTGCCTTGAGCATCTTTGTCGGACGTGAAGACAGCAGCAATAACTTCCGGATCAACGTCTGGCTGGCGGTTCTACAGATGATTCAAGACCGCCCTTGGCTGGGCATTGGCCCGGGTAACACGGCCTTTAATCAGGTCTATCCGCTCTATCAACAGGCTCGCTTCACAGCGCTCAGCGCCTATTCGGTGCCGTTGGAAGTGATGGTCGAAGCAGGTGTGATCGGGTTGGCCTCCTTTATTTGGCTGCTGCTGGTGACGACCGTAACGGCGGTGCGGCAATTGACTCGACTGCGGCGCGATCGCGATCCCCAAGGCTTTTGGCTGATCGCAAGTTTGGCCGGGCTAGCTGGCATGTTGGGGCATGGTCTGTTTGACACCGTGCTCTATCGCCCTGAGGTCAGCACGCTCTGGTGGCTATGCATTGGCTCGATCGCCAGCTTTTGGCAACCCCAAGCCACTGTCCTCCCTGCAGATTCAGACGAAAAAATGTAA
- a CDS encoding metallophosphoesterase family protein, with protein MNRSFRFALLSDLHIGLPQTIWHHPHRFHLIECSIPAFEQILTELAELDLDFLLLPGDLTQHGERENHHWLLQQLRQLPYPVYVVPGNHDMPAAASDRDRTGVAEFVELYQDFGFTSDRPYYRQTLIPDLDLFGLNSIAFDESGHQLHRGRVDREQLDWLQQELAASTAAQRWVMIHHNVLEHLPDQQKHPLGQRYILENAEELRSILEAGGVSVIFTGHLHIQATSQQGQLWEVTTGSLVSYPHPYRIGTVQPAADHWQLGLQSRRVQSIPSHPDLQGFSHDWMGDRSQSYLLRLLTHEPLNLSEAEAIALLPALRNFWAGVADGDTTVPSLVEAPPHVQAYFHRYSRAQQIDNQVALSLASFGRQQSQHRGVAMQIAAASDRADFAIAEKAS; from the coding sequence ATGAACCGATCGTTTCGATTTGCCTTGCTGAGCGATCTCCACATCGGACTGCCGCAGACGATTTGGCACCATCCCCACCGCTTCCATTTGATTGAGTGCAGCATTCCAGCCTTTGAGCAAATCCTGACAGAACTAGCAGAGCTGGATTTGGACTTTCTGTTGCTGCCGGGGGATTTAACCCAACATGGCGAACGGGAGAATCATCATTGGTTGCTGCAACAACTGCGCCAGTTGCCCTATCCCGTCTATGTGGTGCCGGGCAACCATGACATGCCGGCGGCAGCCAGCGATCGCGATCGCACGGGCGTAGCAGAGTTTGTTGAGCTCTATCAGGACTTTGGCTTCACTAGCGATCGCCCCTACTATCGCCAGACTCTTATTCCTGACCTCGACCTATTTGGGTTGAACTCGATCGCCTTTGACGAGTCCGGCCATCAGTTGCATCGGGGTCGCGTCGATCGCGAGCAATTGGATTGGCTCCAGCAGGAATTGGCAGCATCAACGGCAGCTCAGCGTTGGGTGATGATTCACCACAATGTGCTGGAACATCTGCCCGACCAGCAGAAACATCCCCTCGGCCAGCGCTACATCTTGGAAAACGCTGAGGAGTTGCGATCGATTCTGGAGGCGGGTGGCGTTTCGGTGATCTTCACCGGCCATCTCCACATCCAAGCCACTAGCCAGCAAGGTCAGCTCTGGGAAGTCACCACCGGCTCTTTGGTCAGCTATCCCCATCCCTACCGGATAGGAACCGTGCAGCCCGCCGCTGATCATTGGCAACTGGGACTACAGTCTCGTCGAGTACAGTCAATTCCCAGCCATCCCGACCTGCAAGGGTTTTCCCACGATTGGATGGGCGATCGCAGTCAGAGCTATCTGCTCCGCCTCTTGACCCATGAGCCTTTGAACTTGTCGGAGGCAGAGGCGATCGCCCTCCTACCAGCACTACGGAACTTCTGGGCAGGTGTTGCTGATGGCGATACTACTGTCCCAAGCCTAGTGGAGGCTCCGCCCCACGTGCAGGCTTATTTCCATCGCTACAGCCGTGCTCAACAGATCGATAACCAGGTCGCGCTCTCGCTAGCGAGTTTTGGGCGACAGCAAAGCCAACACCGAGGTGTAGCCATGCAAATAGCTGCTGCCAGCGATCGGGCCGATTTCGCCATTGCAGAAAAAGCCAGCTAG
- a CDS encoding aldehyde dehydrogenase family protein produces the protein MTAVAVPFSAAETVAALRATFNSGETRSLNFRLARLQDLAQLLTDHEAELLQALAEDLHKPALEAYASEIYFLRDQIKLTCKQLKRWMQPEKTRISAVQWPAQAYRQAEPLGVVLIIGPWNYPLQLLLLPLVGAIAAGNCAVLKPSELAPATSSLLKRLLSDRFDPNYIRVLEGDATVSQALLAEPFDHIFFTGGTAIGRKVMAAAAEHLTPVTLELGGKSPCIVDADIDLAVAARRIAWGKFFNAGQTCIAPDYLLVQRAVAEPLIQALIDNIHQFYGEDPQQSPDYARIVSDRHWQRLNGLLADGTIRHGGQVDGSDRYIAPTLITDVTCRDPILQEEIFGPILPILIYDQLEEAIAQIRAQPKPLALYLFSRDRHVQSRVLAQTSAGSVCLNDTILQVGVPDLPFGGVGPSGMGAYHGKASFDTFSHYKSVLKRPFWLDLALRYPPYGDKINLFRKL, from the coding sequence ATGACTGCCGTCGCTGTTCCCTTTTCTGCTGCCGAGACTGTGGCGGCTTTGCGGGCGACGTTCAATTCCGGGGAAACGCGATCGCTCAACTTCCGTTTGGCCCGCCTGCAGGATCTGGCTCAACTACTGACCGATCACGAGGCTGAGCTTCTTCAAGCCTTGGCTGAGGATTTGCACAAACCCGCCTTGGAAGCCTACGCCAGCGAGATCTACTTTCTGCGCGATCAAATCAAGCTGACCTGCAAACAGCTCAAGCGCTGGATGCAACCCGAGAAGACTCGCATTTCTGCAGTACAGTGGCCGGCCCAAGCCTATCGCCAAGCCGAACCGCTCGGGGTTGTACTGATCATCGGGCCTTGGAACTATCCGCTCCAACTGTTGCTGCTGCCCTTAGTCGGGGCGATCGCGGCGGGCAATTGTGCGGTGCTCAAGCCTTCGGAACTGGCTCCTGCTACCTCGAGTCTGCTGAAACGCCTGCTTAGCGATCGCTTTGATCCCAACTACATCCGGGTGCTGGAAGGCGATGCCACGGTCAGCCAAGCCCTACTAGCCGAACCGTTTGACCACATCTTCTTCACCGGGGGGACGGCGATCGGGCGCAAGGTGATGGCAGCTGCCGCCGAACATCTGACCCCTGTCACCCTAGAGCTAGGCGGCAAGTCTCCCTGCATCGTCGATGCTGATATCGATCTTGCGGTGGCTGCCCGCCGCATTGCTTGGGGCAAATTTTTTAATGCCGGTCAAACCTGCATTGCCCCCGACTATTTACTCGTGCAGCGCGCGGTCGCCGAACCACTGATCCAAGCCCTGATCGACAACATCCACCAGTTCTACGGTGAGGACCCGCAACAAAGTCCTGACTATGCCCGAATCGTCAGCGATCGCCACTGGCAGCGACTCAACGGTTTGCTCGCTGATGGCACGATTCGCCACGGTGGTCAGGTGGATGGGAGCGATCGCTACATCGCACCCACCCTGATTACGGACGTGACCTGCCGTGACCCAATCCTGCAGGAAGAAATCTTTGGGCCGATTCTGCCGATTTTGATTTACGACCAATTGGAGGAGGCGATCGCCCAGATTCGCGCCCAACCCAAGCCTCTCGCGCTGTATCTGTTCAGTCGCGATCGCCATGTTCAGAGCCGTGTACTCGCGCAAACCAGTGCGGGCAGCGTCTGTCTCAACGACACGATTCTGCAGGTGGGGGTCCCCGACCTGCCCTTCGGCGGCGTGGGGCCCAGTGGCATGGGTGCCTACCATGGCAAAGCTAGCTTCGACACCTTTAGCCACTACAAGTCCGTGCTCAAGCGTCCCTTCTGGCTGGATCTGGCCCTGCGCTATCCCCCCTACGGCGACAAGATCAACTTGTTCCGCAAGCTCTAG
- a CDS encoding FIST signal transduction protein — MQWSCALSIRPSLELALQEVVTRALADLGVAPDLGLIFVSASFASDFPRLLPLLQEQLQVPRLLGCCGGGIVGTQQGVGVECEQQPALTLLLASLPGVRATPFHLSPEDLPDLDSPPQAWIEAIGVNPADNPQFLLMVDPFSAKIEDLLQGLDFAYPESVKVGGLSSGVGTESAVTSLFFQDRQVDGVIGLALSGNIQLQAIVAQGCRPVGPLWHIAAADRNILRQLQTEDDEPISALQALQSVLQQLPAESQRSLCVGLACNAFQTVLQPGDFLIRNLLGFDPRTGAVAIGDRVRVGQRLQLHVRDAQTAADDLERQLGHWCQQSAAKPAAALLFSCLGRGKPFYQQANFESQLIQHYLSELPLAGFFCNGEIGPIAGSSYLHGYTSVLALLSPKTR; from the coding sequence ATGCAGTGGAGTTGTGCCCTCTCAATCCGTCCTTCCTTGGAGCTTGCGCTGCAGGAAGTGGTGACGCGGGCGCTTGCAGATCTTGGCGTTGCCCCGGACTTAGGACTGATCTTTGTTTCAGCTAGCTTTGCCAGCGATTTTCCTCGACTCTTACCGCTGCTGCAAGAACAGTTGCAGGTACCTCGCCTCTTGGGCTGTTGCGGCGGCGGAATTGTCGGCACCCAGCAGGGTGTGGGTGTGGAGTGCGAACAACAACCCGCCTTGACGCTGCTCTTGGCTAGTCTGCCCGGAGTCCGGGCGACCCCCTTTCACCTCAGCCCAGAGGATCTGCCGGATCTGGATAGTCCACCTCAGGCTTGGATTGAGGCGATCGGCGTCAATCCCGCCGACAATCCCCAGTTTCTACTGATGGTCGATCCATTCAGCGCCAAGATTGAAGACCTCTTGCAAGGACTGGACTTTGCCTATCCCGAGTCCGTGAAGGTTGGCGGGCTGTCCAGTGGGGTCGGGACAGAATCTGCAGTGACGAGTCTATTCTTTCAAGATCGGCAAGTCGATGGCGTGATTGGCCTCGCCCTCAGCGGAAACATTCAACTGCAGGCGATCGTGGCGCAGGGCTGCCGTCCTGTGGGTCCGCTCTGGCATATCGCTGCCGCTGATCGCAACATCCTGCGACAACTGCAGACCGAAGACGACGAACCGATTTCAGCCCTCCAAGCGCTCCAGTCTGTTCTTCAACAACTACCGGCAGAATCCCAGCGATCGCTCTGCGTGGGTCTGGCCTGCAACGCCTTTCAGACGGTGCTGCAGCCGGGGGACTTTTTGATCCGCAATCTGCTGGGTTTTGACCCCCGCACTGGCGCTGTTGCCATCGGCGATCGCGTCCGAGTCGGGCAACGCTTACAACTCCATGTGCGCGATGCTCAAACCGCTGCGGATGACCTAGAGCGGCAACTGGGACATTGGTGCCAGCAGTCTGCTGCTAAACCCGCTGCGGCATTGCTGTTCTCCTGCTTGGGGCGCGGTAAGCCCTTCTATCAGCAGGCCAACTTCGAGTCGCAACTGATTCAGCATTACCTCTCGGAGTTGCCGCTAGCTGGCTTTTTCTGCAATGGCGAAATCGGCCCGATCGCTGGCAGCAGCTATTTGCATGGCTACACCTCGGTGTTGGCTTTGCTGTCGCCCAAAACTCGCTAG
- a CDS encoding dihydroorotase, with product MSDLWIRQARVLLPSGEWQQADVEVRAGKIVAIAEQLPSASDDTLEVQAEGLALLPGVIDPQVHFRDPGLTHKEDLHTASRACARGGVTSFMEMPNTKPLTTTQEILTEKLAIAAEKSLVNYAFFIGATPDNHPDLHTATPTCGIKIFMGASHSPLMVPTEPELEPIFAAGRRLIAVHAEDQPRILARREFMLAGPHVPDLHSAIQDNEAALLATRLALKLSKKYQRRLHILHLSTGDEALLLRQDKPAWVTTEVTPQHLLLNRDAYYEIGSLAQMNPPLRTRWDNEVLWQALLDGVIDCIATDHAPHTLEEKAQPYPNCPSGMPGVETSLPLMLTQAQQGRCTVAQVSQWMSTNVAKIFGIANKGKIEPGYDADLVLVDLDRYQPVRREDLQTKCGWSPFEGWNLTGWPQVTIVGGQIVYDRGQFNESVRGQALQFDESGW from the coding sequence ATGAGCGACCTCTGGATTCGTCAAGCCCGAGTGCTCTTGCCGTCGGGAGAGTGGCAGCAGGCCGATGTGGAAGTTCGCGCTGGCAAGATTGTCGCGATCGCCGAGCAGTTGCCGTCCGCCAGCGACGACACGCTCGAAGTTCAGGCAGAAGGACTGGCTTTGTTACCGGGGGTGATCGACCCGCAGGTGCACTTCCGCGATCCGGGACTGACCCACAAAGAAGATCTGCACACGGCAAGCCGTGCCTGTGCTCGGGGTGGCGTCACCAGCTTTATGGAGATGCCCAACACCAAGCCACTGACGACAACGCAGGAAATCCTGACCGAGAAGTTAGCGATCGCAGCAGAAAAGAGTCTGGTCAACTATGCCTTCTTCATTGGGGCCACGCCGGACAACCATCCTGATCTGCATACCGCTACGCCCACCTGCGGCATCAAGATTTTCATGGGCGCGTCCCATAGCCCGCTGATGGTGCCGACGGAGCCGGAACTGGAGCCGATTTTTGCAGCGGGACGGCGGCTAATTGCGGTTCATGCCGAAGACCAACCTCGCATTCTGGCGCGGCGAGAATTTATGCTGGCAGGCCCGCATGTCCCGGATTTGCACTCTGCAATTCAAGACAACGAAGCAGCACTACTCGCAACCCGTCTGGCGCTTAAGCTCTCCAAGAAATATCAGCGGCGGCTCCACATTCTCCACCTCTCGACCGGCGATGAAGCGTTGCTACTGCGCCAAGATAAGCCCGCTTGGGTGACGACGGAGGTGACGCCTCAACACCTGCTGCTCAATCGCGATGCCTATTACGAAATCGGTAGCTTGGCCCAGATGAACCCACCCTTGCGGACGCGCTGGGATAACGAAGTGCTCTGGCAGGCGCTGTTGGATGGCGTGATTGACTGTATCGCCACGGACCACGCACCGCACACCCTTGAGGAAAAAGCCCAGCCCTACCCTAACTGCCCATCTGGAATGCCCGGTGTCGAAACCTCGCTGCCGCTGATGCTGACCCAAGCCCAGCAAGGACGCTGCACAGTGGCACAGGTGTCGCAGTGGATGTCGACCAATGTGGCCAAGATCTTCGGCATTGCCAATAAAGGCAAGATTGAGCCGGGCTATGACGCTGACTTGGTGCTGGTTGATCTCGATCGCTACCAGCCGGTGCGGCGCGAAGATCTGCAGACCAAGTGCGGCTGGAGTCCTTTTGAAGGGTGGAACCTAACTGGCTGGCCGCAGGTGACGATTGTGGGTGGTCAGATTGTCTACGATCGCGGTCAGTTCAACGAGTCGGTGCGCGGCCAAGCGTTGCAATTCGATGAGTCAGGCTGGTAA
- a CDS encoding sensor domain-containing diguanylate cyclase — MTAGGQWQQLNVRFKPFKNRRLLGLLASQVVVFWLDLQLPPAISLLAYYWVPVVLSVLFATPIQVLLLAGVALSFTIAVGLYWGDLFSAGYLVRMIGGAVIAAIAVYLAVQRQRETAARFQLEERYRLLAENASDVVLFAQADHRIHWASPSLPLVLGWNPEDWIGTRLSVFIHRQDAPALEALYAQLADLANRVSRHEKNFRLRHHDGDYRWFAIRITAVYDTTGRLSGYVKGLRDIQDQVRSQQALAAERAQLRATLDSLIDPHVLLTAIRDEQGNIIDFRYIDANPAACLYNRTSRDKLIGKTLLQILPAHQASGLLDQYIQAMTRPEPLILNDYAYSHDIYLEERRFDIRAVRIDESLSYTWRDVTDRYQAAQQLAEAKERYQQLAQRWEFAMDFGDLAIYESDYRTQKVFYSPGILNQLGYQPGDWSESLNEWLQRLHPEDRIWIEQDLQSARADRNQSIYTIEYRIQHRDGSYRWIIDRGKVLAYDDENRPLRSIGTHIDITESKQAEEALSRANQKMRMASLAAGIGFWELDWVTEHCSWDAQMWKLYGLEPGALEEIYPSWWQFVYPDDRDQMQQLMAGIQAQTTTNFFEHDFRIIRANDQQVRHIYSSIYVTRDPQDQVLRLSGVNLDITNQKRAEQELTQQAQTDELTGLFNRRAAIAKIQSLCELDRRHGEANAVLFCDLDHFKNINDYYGHAAGDAVLKVTAERIQSAIRSNDFAARIGGDELLVVLRGVQSLENAVAIAEKLRHLVAEPVPTDAGLVDLTLTIGVTLIQSEETIDTLIARADTAMYQGKQAGRDRVISFTCPLNTPDH, encoded by the coding sequence ATGACGGCTGGGGGACAGTGGCAACAGCTCAATGTTCGCTTCAAACCCTTCAAAAACCGGAGATTGCTGGGACTGCTAGCCAGTCAGGTCGTGGTCTTCTGGCTCGACCTTCAGCTCCCGCCCGCGATCAGTCTGCTGGCTTACTACTGGGTGCCCGTGGTTCTGAGCGTGCTCTTTGCTACGCCCATTCAAGTGCTCCTGCTTGCTGGGGTTGCCCTCAGCTTCACGATCGCTGTCGGCCTGTACTGGGGAGATCTCTTCTCGGCTGGCTATCTTGTCCGGATGATTGGCGGGGCTGTCATTGCTGCAATTGCGGTCTATCTGGCCGTCCAGCGTCAGCGCGAGACTGCAGCTCGGTTTCAGCTCGAAGAGCGCTATCGATTGCTAGCTGAGAATGCCTCCGATGTGGTGCTGTTTGCCCAAGCCGACCATCGTATTCACTGGGCTTCTCCATCCCTCCCTCTGGTCTTGGGTTGGAACCCCGAGGACTGGATCGGAACGCGGCTGTCCGTCTTTATCCACCGCCAAGACGCCCCAGCTCTTGAAGCGCTTTACGCGCAGCTCGCTGATCTAGCCAACAGAGTCTCAAGGCATGAGAAAAACTTTCGACTGCGGCATCATGACGGCGACTACCGCTGGTTTGCGATTCGCATCACGGCTGTTTATGACACCACTGGTCGTCTCTCGGGCTATGTCAAAGGGCTACGAGATATCCAAGACCAAGTGCGATCGCAACAAGCCCTAGCGGCAGAACGAGCGCAACTGCGAGCCACGCTCGACTCGTTGATCGATCCCCATGTCTTGCTCACAGCCATTCGCGATGAGCAGGGCAACATCATTGATTTCCGTTACATCGATGCCAACCCAGCCGCCTGTCTCTACAACCGCACATCCCGCGACAAACTGATTGGCAAAACGCTCCTCCAAATCTTGCCGGCACATCAGGCCAGTGGATTACTGGATCAGTACATTCAGGCGATGACTCGTCCTGAGCCGCTGATCCTCAATGACTATGCCTACTCGCACGATATCTACTTAGAAGAACGTCGCTTTGATATCCGTGCTGTTCGCATTGATGAATCACTGAGCTACACCTGGCGCGATGTCACCGATCGCTATCAAGCTGCACAACAACTGGCTGAGGCTAAGGAACGCTATCAGCAGTTGGCGCAGCGCTGGGAATTCGCCATGGATTTCGGTGATCTTGCGATCTATGAAAGCGACTACAGAACGCAGAAGGTTTTTTACTCGCCCGGAATCCTCAATCAGCTAGGCTACCAACCTGGCGATTGGTCCGAGAGTCTGAATGAATGGTTGCAGCGGCTTCATCCAGAGGATCGCATCTGGATTGAACAAGATCTTCAGTCAGCCCGCGCCGATCGCAATCAGTCGATCTACACCATTGAATATCGAATCCAACATCGCGATGGCTCCTACCGCTGGATTATCGATCGCGGCAAAGTCCTGGCCTACGACGATGAGAATCGTCCCCTGCGCAGCATTGGTACCCATATCGACATCACAGAGTCCAAACAAGCGGAGGAAGCGCTGAGCAGAGCCAATCAAAAAATGCGGATGGCTTCGCTGGCTGCGGGCATCGGCTTTTGGGAACTGGACTGGGTCACGGAGCATTGCTCGTGGGATGCCCAGATGTGGAAGCTCTATGGTCTTGAGCCGGGTGCTTTAGAGGAGATCTATCCATCCTGGTGGCAGTTTGTTTATCCCGATGATCGCGACCAGATGCAGCAGTTGATGGCGGGCATCCAAGCGCAGACAACGACCAACTTTTTTGAGCATGACTTTCGCATCATTCGTGCCAATGATCAGCAAGTTCGCCATATCTACAGCTCGATTTATGTGACCCGCGATCCCCAAGATCAGGTCTTGCGACTGTCGGGGGTCAATCTCGACATCACCAATCAGAAACGGGCAGAACAGGAGCTAACGCAACAAGCCCAAACAGATGAACTCACGGGGCTTTTCAATCGTCGTGCTGCGATTGCCAAAATTCAATCGCTCTGTGAACTCGATCGCCGTCACGGCGAAGCAAATGCTGTCTTGTTTTGCGATCTCGATCACTTTAAAAATATCAATGATTACTATGGTCATGCCGCCGGTGATGCGGTCCTCAAAGTGACGGCAGAGCGCATTCAATCTGCCATTCGTAGCAATGATTTTGCAGCACGGATTGGGGGTGATGAACTCTTGGTTGTTCTACGAGGTGTTCAGTCCCTTGAGAATGCAGTAGCGATCGCAGAAAAACTGCGGCATCTAGTGGCTGAGCCCGTGCCAACGGATGCTGGACTCGTTGACTTGACCCTCACCATTGGCGTCACGCTCATCCAATCTGAAGAGACGATTGATACGCTGATCGCCCGTGCCGATACTGCGATGTATCAGGGTAAACAAGCGGGCCGCGATCGCGTTATCTCGTTTACTTGTCCCTTGAATACCCCCGATCATTAA
- the lepB gene encoding signal peptidase I — protein MAKPETSSTSTAKSETPTAKKENVWLENAKTLGLSIIFALGIRQFVAEARYIPSGSMLPTLQINDRLIIDKVSYRFNPPQRGDIVVFEPPFPLRERGYDDAFIKRVIGLPGDTVEVRDGRVSVNGKVLNENYVAQEPSYTWGPKTVPANSYLVLGDNRNNSYDSHYWGFVPANKIIGKALVRFWPLNRLGEVDPPPSHQQTPPTEPLS, from the coding sequence ATGGCCAAACCAGAAACGTCGTCCACCTCTACGGCTAAATCTGAGACCCCAACCGCGAAGAAAGAAAATGTCTGGCTCGAAAATGCCAAAACACTGGGACTGAGCATCATTTTTGCTTTGGGGATTCGGCAGTTTGTCGCTGAAGCCCGCTACATTCCTTCGGGGTCAATGCTGCCGACGCTGCAGATCAACGATCGCCTGATTATCGATAAAGTCAGCTATCGCTTTAACCCGCCGCAGCGAGGCGATATCGTCGTCTTTGAGCCTCCCTTTCCGCTACGAGAACGGGGCTATGACGACGCCTTCATCAAGCGCGTGATTGGCCTGCCAGGCGATACCGTCGAAGTCCGCGATGGCCGTGTCTCGGTCAATGGCAAGGTTCTCAACGAGAATTACGTTGCCCAAGAGCCCAGTTACACCTGGGGTCCCAAAACAGTCCCCGCCAATAGCTACCTCGTACTGGGCGATAACCGCAATAACAGCTACGACAGCCATTACTGGGGCTTCGTACCGGCCAACAAAATCATTGGCAAAGCACTGGTGCGCTTCTGGCCACTCAATCGTTTGGGGGAAGTCGATCCTCCGCCTAGCCATCAGCAAACGCCCCCAACAGAGCCCTTAAGCTGA
- a CDS encoding ArsR/SmtB family transcription factor encodes MDIPREECEESLKIPQVAVPMDSAAIAQLASTFKLLSEPSRLRVLCALQSGPRTVSDVVTATGIRQANASKQLKRLEQAGLLRRQSRQGYVYYEICNSAIFEWCAAIQHQAYACPIPVMGCSR; translated from the coding sequence ATGGATATTCCTCGGGAAGAATGTGAGGAGAGTCTCAAAATTCCTCAAGTAGCTGTGCCGATGGACTCTGCTGCGATCGCCCAACTCGCGAGTACTTTCAAGCTGCTTTCCGAGCCGAGTCGCCTGCGAGTCCTCTGCGCCCTCCAGTCCGGGCCACGCACGGTGTCTGACGTCGTCACAGCCACGGGTATCCGCCAAGCCAACGCCTCCAAACAACTGAAGCGCCTTGAACAGGCGGGCTTACTGCGTCGTCAATCCCGTCAAGGCTACGTCTACTACGAGATTTGTAACAGCGCCATTTTTGAGTGGTGCGCGGCCATCCAACACCAAGCCTATGCCTGTCCCATCCCTGTTATGGGGTGCTCAAGATGA
- the trmB gene encoding tRNA (guanosine(46)-N7)-methyltransferase TrmB → MARVRVRQHVNPLSQKFQVVTTWPDWQQVYADCDRPLHLDIGCARGRFLLAMATVQPEWNYLGLEIREPLVDEANAIARERELTNLYYHFSNANLDLEPLLRSLPTGILRRVSIQFPDPWFKKRHQKRRVVQPELVQALANALPAGAEVFLQSDVLDVQAAMCEQFAAEPRFQRTTSEWLPENPLPVPTEREIAVQNKQLPVYRALFIRQPDH, encoded by the coding sequence ATGGCTAGAGTTCGCGTTCGGCAGCACGTCAATCCGCTCTCTCAGAAGTTTCAAGTGGTGACCACTTGGCCGGATTGGCAGCAGGTCTATGCGGACTGCGATCGCCCACTGCATTTGGATATTGGCTGCGCTCGGGGTCGCTTTTTGCTGGCGATGGCGACGGTTCAACCTGAGTGGAATTATCTCGGGCTGGAAATTCGCGAACCGCTGGTGGACGAAGCCAATGCGATCGCCCGCGAACGTGAGTTGACGAATCTCTACTACCACTTCAGTAACGCCAATTTGGATTTGGAACCGCTGCTGCGATCGCTGCCAACAGGGATTTTGCGGCGCGTCAGCATTCAATTCCCCGATCCTTGGTTCAAAAAACGGCATCAAAAACGGCGAGTTGTCCAGCCAGAGTTGGTGCAAGCGCTTGCTAACGCCCTCCCGGCCGGGGCTGAAGTCTTTCTTCAATCCGATGTTCTCGATGTTCAAGCGGCGATGTGTGAGCAATTTGCCGCCGAGCCTCGTTTTCAACGCACTACTTCGGAGTGGCTGCCCGAAAACCCGCTGCCGGTCCCGACGGAACGGGAAATTGCTGTGCAAAACAAGCAGTTGCCGGTCTACCGAGCGCTCTTCATTCGGCAGCCAGACCATTAA